A window of Halogeometricum sp. S1BR25-6 genomic DNA:
GTGGACGTTCCCCCGGTCGGGGTCGAGTTTCTGCCGAAGACGCGAGACGCCGGAGTCGTCGGGGAAGAAGCCGCAGTCGCAGGTGTCGGCCGTGCAGGCGCGCGAATCGCAGTACGGGATATCGACGATACCCGATAGCTCGGGGAAGTCGCGGCGGTAGACCGACTTCGAGCGGTTCAGCGAGAGGGCGCCGAGCGTCCGGCCGTGGAACGCGCCCTCGAAGGTGACGCCGTACTTCGCGCCGCCCGACTCGTCGTAGGCTATCTTGATGGCGTTCTCCACCGCCTCCGCGCCGGAGTTCGAGAGGAAGACGGTGTCCATGCCGTAGTGCTCGGTCGCCTCGACCAGTCGCTCCATCAGGCCGGCCGGGCCGGGGAACCGCTCCTCGCCGGGTCGCTGACCGTCGGAGACGTAGAAGTCCTGCCCCGCTATCTTCAGGGGGTCGACGAGGTCGAACTCGCGGAGGCGGTCGAGTATCTTCGGGTTGTTGTAGCCGAGGGGGGCGGCGGCGACGTGACTCGTGAAATCGAGGAGGACGTTGCCGTCCACGTCGGTACAGAACGGTCCCTCCGCGTCGGCGGAGACGTCCCAGACGAAGTCGTAGACGTAGGTGCTGGGGGCGGCGTTCGAGCGGTGGTACTCGACCCACTCGCGCGCCTTCTCGCCGGGGAGGGTGTCGACTCGTGGCGTGGCCGTCTCTCGGTCCATGACCGCCCTACGGCAACCTCCACGATAAGAAGTTCGCTCGGGGGTGACGTACACCGAATCTCACAGGACGCCCAGGGCGACGAACGCGCCGGTGAGGGCGCCGACGCCGACGAGGAGCGCCGCCGACCAGAGCGCGACCGCGCGGGTGAACTGCCGGGGACCGGCCAGCGAGAGCAGCACCTTCACGACGACGCTCGACGCCGTCGCGAGGAGTATTGCGAGCGTGGCGGCCGTCGAGTCGATGCTCCCCCCGCGGTACAGCAGGATGGCCGTCGTCGTCGCGCCCGCCGAGGAGACGAACCCCGAGACGAACGAACTGACGTAGAGGCCGAGCGTCCCCAACTCGCTCTCCGCGACGGTGCCGGCGACGAGGATGGCGAGGAAGACGGCGCCGAACGTGAGCGCGTTCCGCAGCGAGAACGGACTCTCCAAGGGGATGTCCACCTGCTCGCTCCAGTCGGCGGCGAACCACGCCGCGACGACGCTCCCGACGACGAGACAGCCGAGGGGGAGCGCC
This region includes:
- a CDS encoding aspartate aminotransferase family protein, with protein sequence MDRETATPRVDTLPGEKAREWVEYHRSNAAPSTYVYDFVWDVSADAEGPFCTDVDGNVLLDFTSHVAAAPLGYNNPKILDRLREFDLVDPLKIAGQDFYVSDGQRPGEERFPGPAGLMERLVEATEHYGMDTVFLSNSGAEAVENAIKIAYDESGGAKYGVTFEGAFHGRTLGALSLNRSKSVYRRDFPELSGIVDIPYCDSRACTADTCDCGFFPDDSGVSRLRQKLDPDRGNVHSDDVAFVVLEPIQGEGGYRIPSEAFMDEVAALCSEHDITLVADEIQTGVGRTGKMWGSDHYAIEPDVISSAKALRVGATVSRRDVFPEEKARISSTWGAGDIISSLQGALTIDAIRDYDLMANAVERGRQFQEFVRDADLAPVTDVRGKGLLLAVQFDSKERRNDVQEACLQKGLLTLACGYDVIRILPPLDVTEREIELGASLFCEAVEACA